In Thermocrinis jamiesonii, one genomic interval encodes:
- the dapF gene encoding diaminopimelate epimerase: MRFSKLQGSGNDFVIIDNRDKKVEEFLKDLNLDIKDFVKRVCAFHTGVGADGLILIENPKDKNNDFSWRFFNADGSEAEMCGNGSRCAVRFAFEEGIVGEYVRFETLAGVIQAFVLEKGRRIKVQLTQPKDYREVVLDVDGQRIEGSFINTGVPHFVVLVDDVEKIDVIKLGRLIRFHPSFQPKGTNVNFIQPISFNSIKIRTYERGVETETLACGTGATASALVAYKKGIVSTKPVEVKTRSGETLNIDFDEHLTQVFLEGSVVRVFDGFLRREFFEC; the protein is encoded by the coding sequence ATGCGGTTTTCTAAACTGCAAGGATCGGGTAACGATTTTGTAATCATAGACAACAGAGATAAAAAGGTAGAGGAGTTTTTGAAGGACTTAAACCTTGACATAAAAGACTTTGTCAAAAGGGTATGTGCCTTTCACACCGGCGTTGGTGCGGATGGGTTAATACTCATAGAGAATCCAAAGGACAAAAATAACGACTTTAGCTGGAGGTTTTTTAATGCGGACGGTTCTGAGGCAGAGATGTGTGGTAATGGTTCGCGCTGTGCGGTTAGGTTTGCCTTTGAAGAGGGTATAGTGGGAGAATACGTTCGCTTTGAGACCTTAGCTGGGGTTATTCAAGCCTTTGTTTTGGAAAAGGGCAGAAGAATAAAAGTCCAGCTTACCCAACCCAAAGACTACAGAGAGGTAGTTTTGGATGTGGATGGTCAGAGGATAGAAGGGAGTTTTATAAACACCGGAGTGCCTCACTTTGTAGTTTTAGTAGATGATGTGGAAAAGATTGATGTGATTAAACTGGGCAGATTGATCAGATTTCATCCAAGCTTTCAGCCTAAGGGAACTAATGTAAATTTTATCCAACCTATAAGTTTTAACAGCATAAAGATAAGGACCTATGAGAGGGGTGTAGAAACAGAAACCTTAGCCTGTGGGACAGGTGCCACAGCATCTGCATTAGTTGCTTACAAAAAAGGCATTGTTTCTACAAAACCTGTGGAGGTTAAAACCCGCAGTGGGGAAACTCTTAACATAGACTTTGACGAGCATTTAACGCAAGTGTTTTTGGAGGGTAGCGTAGTGAGAGTGTTTGATGGCTTTTTGCGGAGGGAATTCTTTGAATGTTAA